In one Sphingobium sp. MI1205 genomic region, the following are encoded:
- a CDS encoding VOC family protein, whose product MTAYFRTPVLARETLLHQPHFMTPRWLRWVYGICPFGDSITLHGKDQPTLLVLRPGNGEAPSSDGVTVGFAASSPAEADVFHAVGLGAGGRDEGAAGPRAHLPRAYAAYLRDPAGNKVCAYAFVDGN is encoded by the coding sequence GTGACGGCCTATTTTCGCACACCTGTCTTGGCGCGAGAGACCTTGCTGCATCAGCCGCATTTTATGACGCCGCGCTGGCTCCGCTGGGTGTACGGAATATGTCCGTTCGGTGATAGCATAACACTGCATGGCAAGGACCAGCCCACCCTGCTGGTGCTGCGTCCCGGCAATGGCGAAGCGCCGTCGAGCGATGGCGTGACCGTTGGATTTGCCGCGAGCAGTCCGGCCGAAGCCGATGTTTTCCATGCCGTGGGTCTCGGCGCTGGCGGCCGGGACGAAGGTGCCGCTGGCCCACGCGCGCATCTGCCCCGCGCCTATGCCGCCTATCTGCGCGACCCTGCGGGCAACAAGGTCTGCGCCTACGCCTTTGTGGACGGCAACTGA
- a CDS encoding RidA family protein, translating into MSIEARIAELGITLPQAAAPVAAYVATIEVNGLLHISGQISLSDGQLMTGRLGEDRDLDFGVEAARACGLNLVAQMKAALGSLDRVERIVKLGAFICSAPDFTDQPKVANGASELMVEIFGEAGKHTRSAVGVSVLPLGAAVEIDAVVLVRPAA; encoded by the coding sequence ATGAGTATTGAAGCCCGCATCGCCGAACTCGGCATCACCCTGCCGCAGGCCGCCGCACCCGTGGCCGCCTATGTTGCGACCATAGAGGTCAACGGCCTGCTGCATATCTCCGGCCAGATTTCGCTGTCCGATGGCCAGTTGATGACGGGCCGCCTTGGCGAAGATCGGGATCTGGACTTTGGCGTCGAGGCGGCACGCGCCTGCGGGCTGAATCTAGTCGCCCAGATGAAAGCCGCGCTCGGCAGTCTCGATCGGGTCGAACGGATCGTGAAGCTGGGCGCATTCATTTGCAGCGCGCCCGACTTCACCGACCAGCCTAAGGTCGCCAACGGCGCGTCCGAACTGATGGTCGAGATATTCGGCGAGGCGGGCAAGCATACGCGCAGCGCGGTCGGCGTCTCCGTACTGCCGCTTGGCGCGGCGGTTGAGATCGACGCGGTTGTCCTTGTCCGGCCCGCGGCCTGA
- a CDS encoding S-(hydroxymethyl)glutathione dehydrogenase/class III alcohol dehydrogenase has translation MKTRAAVAFEAKKPLEIVEVDLEGPKAGEVLVEIMATGICHTDAYTLDGFDSEGIFPSILGHEGAGIVREVGPGVTSVKPGDHVIPLYTPECRQCKSCLSGKTNLCTAIRATQGKGLMPDGTTRFSYKGQPIFHYMGCSTFSNFTVLPEIAVAKIREDAPFDKSCYIGCGVTTGVGAVVKTAKVTPGSNVIIFGLGGIGLNVIQGAKLAGADMIIGVDINGSKEEWGRRFGMTHFVNPGKVDGDLVQHLVELTGGGADYTFDCTGNTNVMRTALEACHRGWGESIIIGVAEAGKEISTRPFQLVTGRVWKGSAFGGAKGRTDVPKIVDWYMNGKIEIDPMITHVLTLEEINKGFDLMHAGESIRSVVVF, from the coding sequence ATGAAGACGCGCGCAGCCGTTGCCTTTGAAGCAAAGAAGCCCCTGGAAATCGTGGAAGTCGATCTGGAAGGCCCCAAGGCTGGCGAAGTGCTGGTCGAAATCATGGCGACCGGCATCTGCCATACTGACGCTTATACGCTCGACGGCTTCGACAGCGAAGGCATTTTCCCGTCGATCCTGGGGCATGAAGGGGCGGGGATCGTCCGTGAAGTTGGTCCGGGCGTGACTTCGGTGAAGCCTGGCGACCATGTCATTCCACTCTACACCCCCGAATGTCGGCAGTGCAAAAGCTGCCTGTCGGGCAAGACCAACCTGTGCACGGCCATCCGCGCGACCCAGGGGAAAGGGTTGATGCCTGACGGCACCACCCGCTTCTCCTACAAGGGACAGCCGATCTTCCACTATATGGGCTGCTCGACCTTTTCCAACTTCACCGTGCTGCCGGAGATCGCGGTAGCGAAGATCCGGGAAGACGCGCCCTTCGACAAGAGTTGCTACATTGGTTGCGGCGTCACCACCGGCGTGGGCGCAGTTGTCAAGACCGCGAAGGTGACGCCCGGTTCAAACGTCATCATATTCGGGCTTGGCGGCATTGGCCTCAACGTCATTCAGGGCGCAAAGCTGGCGGGTGCCGACATGATCATCGGCGTCGATATCAATGGCTCCAAGGAAGAATGGGGTCGCCGCTTCGGGATGACCCATTTCGTTAACCCGGGGAAGGTTGATGGCGACCTCGTCCAGCATCTGGTCGAACTGACCGGCGGCGGCGCCGACTATACGTTTGACTGCACCGGCAATACGAACGTCATGCGTACGGCGCTGGAAGCCTGTCATCGGGGTTGGGGCGAAAGCATCATCATCGGCGTCGCCGAAGCGGGCAAGGAAATCTCTACCCGGCCGTTCCAGCTTGTCACCGGCCGCGTATGGAAAGGCAGCGCCTTTGGCGGTGCGAAGGGGCGCACGGATGTTCCAAAGATCGTCGATTGGTACATGAACGGCAAGATCGAGATTGACCCGATGATCACCCATGTGCTGACCCTGGAGGAGATCAACAAGGGGTTCGACCTGATGCATGCCGGCGAAAGCATACGCAGCGTCGTAGTGTTCTGA
- the pgeF gene encoding peptidoglycan editing factor PgeF: protein MVELLRAASLQDVLHGFAGRGGGVSTGVHAGLNVGLGSEDERDAILRNRDLARDALLPGATLVTVRQVHSPDVVTVTGPIAEADRPAADAMVTDRPGLILGILTADCVPVLLADREAGVVGAAHAGWKGAMAGVTDRSVAAMEKLGAHRDRIAAAIGPCIGRASYEVTLDFARNFEEQDGENSRFFTAGREGHCQFDIAAYVAARLAGAGVERIEMLDQDTYSQPERFFSYRRACHRGEPSYGRQISMIALR from the coding sequence ATGGTCGAACTGCTGCGTGCCGCCAGCCTGCAGGATGTGCTGCATGGTTTTGCGGGCCGCGGGGGCGGAGTATCTACGGGCGTGCATGCAGGGTTGAATGTAGGGCTGGGGTCTGAAGACGAACGCGACGCCATCCTGCGCAACCGCGACCTTGCGCGGGACGCGCTGCTTCCCGGCGCGACCCTGGTGACTGTGCGGCAGGTCCATTCGCCAGATGTGGTCACGGTGACCGGCCCCATCGCCGAAGCAGATCGCCCTGCCGCCGACGCAATGGTGACAGACCGGCCAGGCTTGATCCTTGGCATTTTGACTGCGGACTGCGTTCCTGTCCTCCTCGCGGATCGCGAAGCGGGGGTAGTGGGCGCCGCGCATGCTGGCTGGAAAGGAGCGATGGCCGGCGTGACGGACCGATCGGTCGCCGCGATGGAGAAACTGGGCGCCCACCGCGATCGGATCGCCGCTGCAATCGGGCCCTGTATCGGCCGCGCCTCTTATGAAGTGACGCTGGATTTCGCGCGCAACTTTGAAGAGCAGGATGGCGAGAACAGCCGCTTTTTCACGGCAGGGCGAGAGGGCCATTGCCAGTTCGACATCGCTGCCTATGTGGCCGCCCGCCTTGCTGGTGCGGGTGTCGAGCGGATCGAAATGCTCGATCAGGACACCTATAGCCAGCCTGAGCGCTTCTTCAGTTATCGCCGCGCCTGCCACCGCGGCGAGCCGAGCTATGGACGACAGATTTCCATGATCGCCTTGCGCTGA
- a CDS encoding LysR substrate-binding domain-containing protein, producing the protein MPPSSYPARTGLPVSIEDLAQHECIAGTSGSWHFNAAGQDVVHHPKGRFRCNSGQAVIHACVSGFGICQLPHFYVLSYLDHGMVTLILEKFQPENETIWAVYPQRRHLLPKVQQVVERLELELGQAINSSKSYPAA; encoded by the coding sequence TTGCCCCCGTCCAGCTACCCTGCGCGCACGGGACTTCCCGTCAGCATAGAGGATCTCGCACAGCATGAGTGTATCGCGGGGACCAGCGGCTCCTGGCATTTCAATGCCGCCGGCCAGGACGTGGTTCACCATCCCAAGGGCCGCTTTCGCTGCAACAGCGGACAGGCCGTCATCCACGCGTGCGTATCGGGCTTCGGCATTTGCCAGCTGCCTCATTTCTATGTTCTGTCCTATCTGGATCATGGCATGGTGACGTTGATATTGGAGAAGTTCCAGCCGGAAAATGAGACGATCTGGGCTGTTTATCCGCAGCGCCGCCATCTTTTGCCAAAGGTTCAGCAGGTTGTTGAGAGGCTTGAACTGGAATTGGGCCAGGCAATCAACTCATCGAAATCGTATCCGGCTGCATGA
- a CDS encoding GNAT family N-acetyltransferase — protein MTECVARVAGGVADVPRDQWDACAGTGNPFMSWDFLTALERSGSVGPGTGWQPLPLLIDNADGQVAAAAPLYGKTHSHGEYVFDHGWADAWERAGGQYYPKIQLAAPFSPVPGPRLLLRDQALAPALIAGIETLIEQNDLSSAHATFIEPGQVPLFEAAGWLIREDSQFHWVNRGYKDFDDFLATLSSAKRKNIRKERARAVEGLEIVHLTGSDLDETHWDAFWQFYQDTGSRKWGRPYLTRSFFSMLGESMADRVLLMLANRQGRPIAGALNLMGADALYGRYWGCVEDVPNLHFELCYYQAIDVAIARGLSRVEAGAQGSHKLARGYGPEPTYSAHFLPNPSFRRAVADFLAAERTGVQRDRIWLSERAPFRKGG, from the coding sequence GTGACTGAATGCGTGGCGCGGGTGGCCGGGGGCGTGGCGGATGTGCCGCGTGATCAGTGGGATGCCTGCGCCGGGACCGGCAATCCGTTCATGAGCTGGGATTTTCTGACCGCGCTGGAGCGATCAGGCAGCGTCGGCCCCGGCACCGGATGGCAGCCCTTGCCGCTGTTGATCGACAACGCCGATGGGCAGGTTGCCGCCGCCGCTCCGCTCTATGGCAAAACGCATAGCCATGGCGAATATGTGTTCGATCATGGTTGGGCCGATGCATGGGAGCGCGCCGGGGGGCAATATTATCCCAAGATTCAACTAGCCGCCCCCTTTTCGCCGGTTCCCGGCCCCCGCCTGTTGCTGCGCGATCAGGCGCTCGCCCCGGCGCTGATCGCGGGCATAGAGACGCTCATCGAGCAGAACGATTTGTCGTCCGCCCACGCAACTTTCATCGAGCCGGGCCAGGTGCCGCTTTTCGAGGCGGCGGGTTGGCTGATCCGGGAAGACAGCCAGTTTCACTGGGTCAATCGCGGCTATAAGGATTTCGACGATTTTCTCGCGACATTATCCAGCGCCAAACGGAAAAATATCCGCAAGGAGCGGGCGCGGGCTGTAGAGGGGTTGGAAATCGTCCATCTGACAGGCAGTGATCTCGATGAAACGCACTGGGACGCCTTCTGGCAATTCTATCAGGATACCGGGTCGCGGAAGTGGGGACGGCCCTATCTTACCCGATCCTTCTTTTCGATGCTGGGCGAAAGCATGGCCGATCGCGTGCTGCTGATGCTGGCGAACAGGCAGGGCAGGCCGATCGCCGGGGCGCTGAACCTGATGGGAGCGGATGCCCTCTATGGCCGCTACTGGGGCTGCGTTGAGGACGTACCCAATCTGCATTTCGAACTATGCTATTATCAGGCGATCGATGTAGCCATCGCGCGCGGCCTGTCGCGGGTAGAGGCTGGCGCGCAGGGCAGTCACAAGCTGGCGCGGGGCTATGGGCCTGAACCCACCTATTCCGCGCATTTCCTGCCCAATCCATCTTTCCGGCGGGCGGTGGCGGATTTTCTGGCGGCGGAGCGAACAGGCGTTCAGCGCGACCGCATCTGGCTTTCCGAACGCGCGCCCTTTCGCAAGGGCGGGTGA
- a CDS encoding amino acid permease, protein MIFGRIKPLDAILATAEKKSLTRTLGPVQLTLLGIGAVIGTGIFVLTAAAAQKAGPGMMWSFVIAGAVCAFAALCYSELASMVPVSGSAYTYTYAVVGELLAWMVGWALILEYAVAASAVSVGWSGYFMGLMKSLTGFELPQALAAGPTWTMNGFIPHADFSHGVVNIPAIVVALAVTALLVLGTTESARVNAVLVAIKVAALTAFIALTLPVLDTGNFSPFTPNGWFGPEGTSGMGVVGAAASIFFAYVGFDAVSTAAEETKNPQRNVPIGLIGSLVICTIFYLLVAAGAIGAIGAQPVLGLDGSVVAPGSKGFVDACATAAHAGDLVCSNEALAHVLRAINWTVVGNALGLAANLALPSVILMMMFGQTRIFFVMARDGLLPEKLASIHPRFKTPHIVTMVTGVFVAIGAALLPVGQLADISNSGTLFAFFMVSIAVLVLRVRDPNRPRPFRTPMVWVIAPTAGLGCLFLFFNLPVDAQMVLPLWGGVGLLLYFLYGYHKSHVARGVVETHEQDPGIPPQPVPPMPGAHTPGGHDA, encoded by the coding sequence ATGATTTTCGGGCGCATCAAGCCTTTGGACGCCATATTGGCCACGGCGGAGAAAAAATCGCTGACCCGCACATTGGGGCCGGTACAGCTGACTCTTCTGGGTATCGGGGCTGTCATAGGCACCGGCATTTTCGTATTGACCGCCGCCGCCGCGCAAAAGGCTGGCCCGGGCATGATGTGGAGCTTTGTGATCGCGGGCGCGGTATGTGCCTTTGCCGCGCTCTGCTATTCCGAACTTGCGTCGATGGTGCCGGTTTCCGGTTCTGCCTATACTTACACCTATGCGGTCGTCGGCGAGCTGCTTGCCTGGATGGTTGGGTGGGCGCTGATCCTGGAATATGCCGTCGCCGCCAGCGCGGTTTCGGTCGGATGGTCCGGCTATTTCATGGGACTGATGAAAAGTCTTACTGGATTTGAGCTGCCACAGGCGCTGGCTGCCGGGCCAACGTGGACCATGAACGGCTTCATTCCCCACGCCGATTTTTCCCATGGCGTCGTCAACATCCCCGCGATCGTGGTGGCTCTTGCCGTGACGGCTTTGCTGGTTCTCGGCACGACCGAAAGCGCGCGGGTCAATGCCGTACTGGTCGCGATCAAGGTGGCCGCGCTGACCGCCTTTATCGCCTTGACGCTCCCCGTACTCGACACCGGTAATTTCTCGCCCTTCACACCCAATGGCTGGTTCGGGCCGGAAGGCACGAGCGGGATGGGGGTCGTTGGCGCTGCTGCCTCGATCTTTTTTGCCTATGTCGGCTTTGATGCCGTGTCCACGGCGGCGGAAGAAACCAAGAACCCGCAGCGCAACGTGCCCATTGGCCTGATCGGCAGCCTTGTGATCTGCACCATCTTCTACCTGCTGGTGGCAGCCGGTGCGATCGGTGCGATCGGCGCGCAGCCAGTTCTGGGCCTGGACGGATCGGTCGTCGCGCCCGGCTCGAAGGGTTTCGTCGACGCCTGCGCCACCGCGGCCCATGCTGGGGATCTGGTCTGCTCCAACGAGGCGCTGGCTCATGTCCTGCGTGCGATCAACTGGACGGTCGTGGGTAATGCTCTTGGGCTAGCCGCCAATCTGGCTCTGCCATCGGTCATCCTGATGATGATGTTCGGCCAGACCCGCATCTTCTTCGTGATGGCGCGCGATGGCCTGCTGCCCGAAAAGCTCGCCAGCATCCATCCCCGTTTCAAGACGCCGCACATCGTGACCATGGTGACCGGCGTGTTCGTGGCGATCGGCGCTGCGTTGCTGCCCGTCGGCCAGTTGGCGGACATTTCCAATTCGGGCACGCTTTTCGCTTTCTTCATGGTGTCGATCGCGGTGCTGGTATTGCGCGTGCGCGATCCCAATCGTCCTCGCCCCTTCCGCACCCCGATGGTTTGGGTCATTGCGCCGACGGCTGGTTTGGGCTGTCTGTTCCTGTTCTTCAACCTGCCCGTCGATGCGCAGATGGTGCTTCCGCTGTGGGGCGGGGTGGGGCTGCTGCTCTATTTCCTCTATGGCTATCACAAGAGCCATGTGGCGCGTGGCGTCGTTGAAACGCATGAACAGGATCCCGGCATTCCTCCCCAGCCCGTGCCGCCCATGCCCGGCGCGCACACGCCGGGTGGCCACGACGCCTGA
- the fghA gene encoding S-formylglutathione hydrolase, translated as MEQVSANRAFGGLQGVYRHASSSTGTDMTFAVYVPPHEQGQILPVVWYLSGLTCTHANVMEKGEYRRACAELGLILVAPDTSPRGEDVPDDPDGAYDLGLGAGFYVDAREEPFARHYRMWSYITEELPAVVAANFPADMGRQSIMGHSMGGHGALTIALRNPGRFKAVSAFAPIVAPSQVPWGRKALAAYLGDDRAAWRQHDAVALIEDGARVPDLLVDQGEADQFLEAQLRPEYLRAACNAAGINLSLNMREGYDHSYYFISTFMADHLRWHAERLTQGAR; from the coding sequence GTGGAACAGGTCAGCGCCAATCGCGCATTTGGTGGGCTGCAGGGCGTATACAGGCACGCCTCCTCATCCACGGGCACGGACATGACCTTTGCGGTCTACGTACCTCCGCATGAGCAAGGCCAGATCCTGCCGGTCGTCTGGTATCTTTCGGGGCTGACCTGCACCCATGCAAATGTCATGGAAAAGGGCGAGTACCGGCGGGCGTGCGCAGAGCTGGGATTGATCCTGGTCGCGCCCGACACATCGCCCCGCGGTGAAGATGTTCCGGACGATCCCGATGGCGCCTATGACCTTGGCCTTGGCGCTGGCTTCTATGTCGATGCGCGTGAGGAGCCGTTTGCCCGCCACTACCGCATGTGGTCCTACATCACGGAGGAATTGCCCGCGGTCGTGGCTGCGAACTTTCCGGCGGATATGGGCCGGCAGTCGATCATGGGCCATTCCATGGGCGGCCACGGTGCCCTGACGATCGCTCTGCGCAATCCGGGACGTTTCAAGGCCGTCAGTGCCTTTGCGCCGATCGTCGCTCCCTCGCAGGTGCCTTGGGGTCGCAAAGCCCTGGCCGCGTATCTTGGGGATGATCGTGCCGCGTGGCGCCAGCATGATGCCGTTGCGTTGATCGAGGATGGCGCGCGTGTTCCCGACCTTCTTGTGGACCAAGGCGAAGCCGACCAGTTTCTGGAGGCACAACTGCGACCCGAATATCTGCGCGCCGCCTGCAACGCCGCTGGCATCAACCTGTCGCTCAACATGCGCGAGGGTTACGACCATAGCTATTATTTCATTTCCACGTTCATGGCCGATCATCTGCGCTGGCATGCGGAACGGCTCACCCAGGGAGCGCGGTGA
- a CDS encoding multidrug effflux MFS transporter has protein sequence MTNLPSSVAPAQTVKDIGFREFVVLSACLMAMNALSTDPMLPALPDIGRDLAIKVANDRQLIISIYFLGLGIGSLLFGILSDRFGRKPVLGSALALFIVSTIGCAAAQSFPMLLTGRFLAGFFAGASRVIAVGIIRDRFKGDAMAKVMSLILAVFMLIPVMAPSFGQVILWFAPWRWIFWVLAIQAALILLWMIVRMPETLRLENRLRMDASTIFRTMGAVITHRSAASYMLASGMMMSGLIGFILSVQQIFFDIFHAQTIFPIAFAVMAGSMGVGSLLNSRLVSRFGARRLSQGAVLSMILIGFIHVAVIVTGQETIFTFMFFQSATMMAVAFTASNFGAISMEPFAKGAGAASSFQAFLTTAVSSALGSVVGRAFDGTTLPLALGMLIFGSAALLIVLFAERGKLFTRPRHDALRQAEFDTPH, from the coding sequence ATGACCAACCTTCCTTCCTCGGTCGCCCCCGCACAAACGGTAAAGGACATCGGCTTCCGCGAATTTGTGGTGTTGAGCGCCTGCCTGATGGCCATGAATGCGCTGTCCACCGACCCCATGCTGCCTGCGCTGCCGGACATTGGCCGCGATCTGGCGATCAAGGTAGCCAATGACCGGCAGCTCATCATAAGCATCTATTTTCTGGGCCTGGGCATCGGTTCCCTGCTGTTCGGGATCCTGTCTGACCGCTTCGGACGCAAGCCTGTGCTGGGGAGCGCCCTTGCGTTGTTCATTGTGTCCACCATCGGCTGCGCGGCGGCGCAAAGCTTTCCCATGCTGTTGACGGGTCGTTTCCTGGCGGGCTTTTTTGCAGGCGCGAGCCGGGTGATCGCCGTCGGGATCATCCGCGATCGGTTCAAGGGCGATGCGATGGCCAAGGTCATGTCGCTGATCCTCGCCGTGTTCATGCTGATCCCGGTGATGGCGCCCAGCTTCGGCCAGGTCATATTATGGTTCGCGCCATGGCGATGGATCTTCTGGGTCCTGGCAATCCAGGCGGCTTTGATCCTGCTGTGGATGATCGTGCGCATGCCGGAAACATTGCGGCTGGAGAACCGGTTGCGGATGGACGCTTCGACCATTTTCCGCACCATGGGCGCGGTGATCACCCATCGCAGCGCGGCGAGCTATATGCTTGCCAGCGGCATGATGATGAGCGGGCTGATCGGCTTCATCCTGTCGGTGCAGCAGATATTCTTCGACATTTTCCATGCACAGACCATCTTTCCGATCGCGTTCGCGGTGATGGCTGGCAGCATGGGCGTCGGCAGCCTGCTGAACAGCCGGCTGGTGTCGCGCTTTGGCGCGCGGCGGCTGAGCCAGGGCGCCGTGCTGTCGATGATCTTGATCGGCTTCATCCATGTGGCCGTGATCGTCACCGGGCAGGAGACGATATTCACCTTCATGTTCTTTCAGTCAGCGACGATGATGGCGGTGGCCTTCACGGCCTCCAACTTCGGCGCGATCTCGATGGAACCCTTCGCCAAGGGCGCGGGCGCGGCTTCGTCCTTTCAAGCCTTTCTGACGACGGCGGTTTCCAGCGCATTGGGCAGCGTGGTGGGGCGCGCGTTCGACGGCACCACCCTGCCTTTGGCCCTGGGCATGCTGATATTCGGCAGCGCGGCGTTACTGATCGTACTGTTCGCCGAAAGAGGCAAGCTGTTCACCCGCCCCCGGCATGACGCCCTGCGGCAAGCGGAATTTGATACGCCCCATTGA
- a CDS encoding glycerophosphodiester phosphodiesterase family protein, with translation MSGPRPDLSFLTARPFAHRGLHGPGISENGLVAFRAAAAQGYGIECDVRPSRDGVAMVFHDAALLRMTGADGQLSNFSAEKLDQIPLTDGSYIPRLGALLQLCGSTVPLLIELKVTGRHVGPLCAAVARDLARHPTALAAVMSFNPVAMRWFARCMPGTLRGLVVTEQGSQGWRGAARRGLALWVAKPDFIACDIRDLPSPFSKAARDRGMAVLTWTVRTQDDRATAAAHADQIIFEIARD, from the coding sequence TTGTCCGGCCCGCGGCCTGACCTTTCCTTCCTGACCGCCCGGCCCTTCGCCCATCGCGGGTTGCATGGGCCGGGGATCAGCGAAAATGGCTTGGTCGCCTTTCGCGCCGCCGCCGCGCAAGGCTATGGCATCGAATGCGACGTTCGGCCCAGTCGCGATGGCGTGGCGATGGTCTTTCATGATGCTGCGCTGCTGCGAATGACCGGTGCTGACGGGCAGCTTTCGAATTTTTCGGCGGAAAAGCTGGACCAGATACCGCTGACCGACGGCAGTTACATTCCCCGGCTGGGTGCACTACTGCAATTATGCGGATCGACCGTGCCGCTGCTGATCGAACTCAAGGTGACGGGTCGCCATGTCGGTCCGCTCTGCGCCGCCGTCGCCCGCGATCTGGCGCGCCATCCCACCGCCCTGGCGGCAGTCATGTCCTTCAACCCCGTCGCCATGCGCTGGTTCGCACGGTGCATGCCGGGAACCTTGCGAGGGCTGGTCGTAACGGAACAGGGCTCCCAGGGCTGGCGCGGCGCGGCTCGCCGTGGCCTTGCACTTTGGGTGGCGAAACCCGATTTTATCGCCTGTGACATCCGCGACCTTCCTTCTCCCTTTTCAAAAGCAGCGCGCGACCGGGGCATGGCCGTGCTGACATGGACCGTCCGCACGCAGGATGATCGCGCCACTGCGGCGGCGCACGCCGATCAGATCATATTCGAGATCGCGCGTGACTGA
- a CDS encoding SEL1-like repeat protein: MANSLKSAQFLMESRLSSTGRESAEACFDLGVAYSCGTGGKPVDLIEAHKWFNLAALRGSEEGQAMRAEIAEEMTAREIAEAQRQARAWIASTQLRAA; encoded by the coding sequence GTGGCGAACAGTTTGAAGAGCGCACAATTTCTGATGGAAAGCCGCCTGTCGAGCACAGGACGGGAGTCGGCGGAGGCCTGTTTTGACCTCGGCGTCGCCTATAGCTGCGGCACCGGTGGCAAGCCGGTTGACCTTATCGAAGCGCACAAATGGTTCAACCTTGCGGCCCTGCGCGGCAGCGAGGAAGGGCAGGCGATGCGGGCGGAGATTGCCGAAGAGATGACCGCGCGCGAAATCGCGGAAGCCCAGCGGCAGGCCCGCGCGTGGATCGCATCGACCCAGCTGCGCGCCGCCTGA
- a CDS encoding LysR family transcriptional regulator — MAVASASSFTKGARAIGKSPTHVSRVIQALEWRVQAQPFHRTTHIVQLTDTGHVFYERCQRILQETEEIIAPVQLPCAHGTSRQHRGSRTA, encoded by the coding sequence ATGGCCGTCGCGAGCGCCAGCTCCTTTACAAAAGGCGCCAGGGCGATCGGCAAGTCCCCCACTCATGTCAGCCGCGTCATCCAGGCGCTGGAATGGCGGGTGCAGGCGCAGCCTTTCCATCGTACGACCCACATCGTCCAGCTGACCGACACAGGCCACGTCTTCTATGAACGCTGCCAGAGAATATTGCAGGAAACAGAGGAAATCATTGCCCCCGTCCAGCTACCCTGCGCGCACGGGACTTCCCGTCAGCATAGAGGATCTCGCACAGCATGA